GGCCAGGTGATTTGGTTCGCCAGGGAGTTGCCGACCGAATAGCTCATTGCCATTTTAATTAATCAAAGGAGGCGGGCTATGAGACCAGAAGGGTACGATCGGAAGGTTAGCCTACATTGTCCGACATGTGGAGGAGATCAATTTGAATTCGATGATGCTATTCAGTCCGAAGACGCATATGTTCGCTGTATAGGCTGCGGTCGTGAAATGACAAAAGGTGAACTTATCCGTGAAAATACAGAAAACATCCAAGAGCATTTAAATGACATTAGCAAAGATGTAAAAGATGATCTGGCAAAAGAAATGAAATCCA
Above is a window of Desulfatiglans anilini DSM 4660 DNA encoding:
- a CDS encoding ECs_2282 family putative zinc-binding protein, whose protein sequence is MRPEGYDRKVSLHCPTCGGDQFEFDDAIQSEDAYVRCIGCGREMTKGELIRENTENIQEHLNDISKDVKDDLAKEMKSMLRNAFKGNKHIKFE